In Ostrea edulis chromosome 4, xbOstEdul1.1, whole genome shotgun sequence, a single window of DNA contains:
- the LOC125669100 gene encoding uncharacterized protein LOC125669100 yields MNTLQISVIAFSVAKPVKNPGHNPGDEMCELYTEADPNIIPFSGKDDILSNFHLNDIKVFGVEHKSSEHAYQYVKAVRSGDIPCATTIQTAPTALDAKQIGNNILASQHFIDSQYNIMKEIVEAKLAQVLEFYDALKSAPPKALFVESTYDDFWGLGLNKTGTMHTDKSDWPGENTLGDIITKLSKKVKKTKNAPDASKMRHSRRNRSQNEILNSGESD; encoded by the coding sequence ATGAACACTTTACAAATCAGTGTGATAGCGTTCAGTGTTGCAAAGCCTGTAAAAAACCCAGGGCATAATCCAGGAGATGAAATGTGTGAGCTCTATACAGAGGCGGATCCTAATATTATTCCATTCAGTGGAAAAGATGACATCCTTTCAAATTTTCACCTTAACGATATCAAAGTATTCGGTGTTGAACACAAATCATCGGAGCATGCATATCAGTACGTAAAGGCAGTGCGTTCAGGTGACATTCCATGCGCGACGACTATCCAAACTGCACCCACTGCCTTAGATGCCAAACAAATCGGTAACAACATTTTGGCTTCTCAACATTTCATTGATTCTCAATACAACATCATGAAGGAAATCGTGGAAGCTAAGCTAGCTCAAGTTCTAGAATTTTACGATGCtttgaaaagtgcacccccaAAAGCCTTGTTCGTGGAATCCACCTACGACGATTTCTGGGGATTGGGGCTTAACAAAACTGGTACGATGCACACTGACAAATCTGATTGGCCTGGTGAAAACACGCTAGGTGATATCATTACCAAGCTTTCCAAAAAggtcaagaaaacaaaaaatgcacCCGATGCCAGCAAAATGCGACACAGTCGTAGAAATCGGTCACAAAATGAAATCCTCAATTCTGGAGAATCAGATTAG